One window of the Zea mays cultivar B73 chromosome 3, Zm-B73-REFERENCE-NAM-5.0, whole genome shotgun sequence genome contains the following:
- the LOC103157009 gene encoding rRNA-processing protein FYV7 encodes MKRQPPHPRGGGGAAVGESGSGGGFHKGEGKGKGRWGGGCRRRNEQRLGVGGGGGALSLAAFASAKSRTTGYNPAVIKKQKEFYKNAKLISKYKRTKKQQSQSNDHPQIPIHEDGGDNAQYVPKPRYQGKKRTAHSLKEEYEKKRAEDEKAKKEQDAAVQAKREHREKSEAKRRELREKMFKKTRSGQPVMRYRIEHLLETALSK; translated from the exons ATGAAGCGGCAGCCACCACATCctcgaggcggcggcggcgcggcggtcgGCGAGAGCGGAAGCGGCGGAGGGTTCCATAAGGGGGAGGGGAAAGGGAAAGGGAGGTGGGGCGGCGGGTGCCGGCGGCGGAACGAGCAGCGGCTGggtgtcggcggcggcggcggggcccTCTCCCTCGCTGCTTTCGCCAGCGCCAAGTCCCGGACTACCGGCTACAACCCGGCCGTCATCA AGAAGCAAAAGGAGTTCTACAAGAATGCTAAACTAATCAGCAAATACAAAAGGACAAAGAAGCAACAAAGTCAGTCAAACGACCATCCGCAGATTCCAATCCATGAG GATGGTGGCGACAATGCCCAATATGTACCGAAACCGCGCTACCAAGGCAAGAAGCGCACCGCGCATAGTTTGAAGGAAGAGTACGAGAAGAAACGCGCAGAGGATGAGAAGGCTAAGAAAGAGCAGGATGCAGCAGTTCAGGCGAAGAGGGAACACCGGGAGAAGTCCGAGGCAAAGCGGAGGGAACTGAGGGAGAAGATGTTCAAGAAGACGAGATCTGGCCAGCCTGTGATGAGATACCGGATCGAGCATCTCTTGGAGACGGCACTGAGCAAATAA
- the LOC103650584 gene encoding probable 2,3-bisphosphoglycerate-independent phosphoglycerate mutase, protein MAGAEGRGPRRSRVAFVLVDGIGDVSVPSLGGRTPLDAACAPRLDAVAAAGVTGLMDPVEPGLACGSDTAHLSLLGYDPREYYRGRGAFESMGAGLAMAPGDIAFKSNFATLDENTGVIISRRADRHFEEEGPILCAALDGMKLRSFPEYEVRVRYATEHRCGVVVKGPKLSGNISGTDPLKDNRLHLKAEPLDGSEEAKNTAAVVNELSMEITRILVSHPINAKRAAEGKNIANVVLLRGCGIRIEVPAFETKHGLAPCMVAPTKIIAGLGLSLGIDILEAPGATGDYRTLLTSKAKAIAKALSAPMDTPPRVFVPGEDGYKAGKENGYDFGFLHIKAIDDAGHDKAVKLKVRGLEAVDRAIGQLARLLWEAEKAGHYQYFLCVTGDHSTPVEYGDHSFEPVPFAICRLRDYAGAIGEDNIMNTQLDDFPLPSVKSGEDLLDSIESLEHKPGQLKAFSGDSVCEFNEIAAARGCLGRFPGSEMMGIIKKFIKAKND, encoded by the exons ATGGCGGGTGCGGAGGGGAGAGGGCCGAGACGGAGCCGCGTGGCGTTCGTGCTGGTGGACGGGATCGGGGACGTGAGCGTTCCGTCGCTGGGCGGGCGCACGCCGCTGGACGCGGCGTGCGCGCCGCGGCTGGACGCGGTGGCGGCGGCCGGGGTGACCGGGCTCATGGACCCCGTGGAGCCGGGGCTTGCATGCGGCAGCGACACGGCGCACCTATCCCTCCTCGGGTACGACCCACGGGAGTACTACCGCGGCCGCGGCGCGTTCGAATCCATGGGTGCCGGGCTCGCCATGGCGCCTGGCGACATCGCCTTCAAG TCGAACTTCGCTACACTGGATGAGAACACTGGAGTTATCATCAGCAGGAGGGCAGATCGGCACTTTGAAGAGGAAGGCCCTATACTCTGTGCTGCGTTGGATGGGATGAAACTTCGGTCGTTTCCTGAGTATGAAGTCAGAGTAAG ATATGCTACCGAGCATAGATGTGGTGTGGTTGTCAAAGGACCAAAGCTGAGTGGGAACATTTCTGGAACTGATCCCTTGAAGGACAACCGCTTGCATCTGAAGGCTGAACCGTTGGATGGCTCAGAAGAAGCTAAAAACACTGCAGCTGTGGTCAATGAGCTTTCTATGGAGATTACGCGCATACTGGTTTCTCACCCCATCAACGCAAAGCGTGCAGCTGAGGGGAAGAACATCGCAAATGTTGTGTTGCTGCGAGGTTGTGGTATTCGGATTGAG GTGCCTGCCTTTGAAACCAAACATGGACTTGCACCTTGCATGGTTGCTCCTACCAAGATCATAGCTGGCCTGGGACTGTCACTGGGGATTGATATCCTTGAAGCACCTGGAGCAACTGGAGATTATCGtactctcttaacttctaaagctaaAGCCATAGCCAAGGCACTCTCTGCCCCTATGGATACACCACCTCGTGTTTTTGTGCCTGGAGAGGATGGATACAAGGCTGGAAAAGAAAATGGATATGACTTTGGGTTCCTGCACATAAAG GCCATTGATGATGCTGGTCATGACAAGGCTGTCAAGTTGAAAGTACGGGGTCTAGAAGCTGTTGATCGAGCTATTGGTCAGCTTGCGAGGCTTCTTTGGGAAGCTGAAAAGGCCGGACACTATCAGTACTTTCTTTGCGTCACTGGAGACCATTCTACTCCTGTTGAATATGGTGATCATAGCTTCGAACCCGTCCCGTTTGCAATATGCAGACTGAGAGATTATGCAGGAGCCATTGGGGAGGATAATATTATGAATACACAGCTCGACGATTTTCCCCTCCCTTCGGTAAAATCCGGAGAAGATTTGCTCGACAGTATAGAATCACTGGAGCACAAGCCTGGTCAACTTAAAGCTTTCAGTGGCGACAGTGTGTGTGAGTTCAACGAGATCGccgctgcgaggggctgccttggACGATTCCCAGGAAGCGAGATGATGGGCATCATTAAGAAGTTTATCAAGGCCAAGAATGATTAA
- the LOC100279254 gene encoding Protein RTF1 homolog-like, translating to MSKSNLDDLLLQAAGRTGKNHSRPSNPRWNSGGSGSDGFDDDDSDAAPTYSRKKPSSQVPLKKRHQPEQGGRRGSGGWKDEDDEDEDGRRSGGEDSDSAPSVGSDLYKDEDDKERLENMSELQREMILADRGTRLDDYKLKQRARASSSKTDKVGARKDSSPPPPPSRMRSSTRADKSGSAAKSALDELRAKQRMRQQAPEARRFTDLLPRSGSPTRRRAGSPPSDGSNDGDGRGRPNDHGRIADDSRDDEFDESPSRLDPLKFDDVKSITLRRSKLVKWFMEPFFDDLISGCFVRLGIGQTKNGTPRYRLCIVRNVDASDPDRNYKLESYSTCKYLNVVWDSEANAARWQMTQVSDSPPNEEEFKEWLQEAEKHGARIPTRQEVLDKKEAIQEAYNFVYSAATVQQMLREKSAVRRPINIAAEKDRLRSELEMALSRRNEAEAERIRVKLKNLQSRPQPVSKDNKAAKLEAMNRKNRADNFKNASELKPVNTSLKAGEAGYDPFSRRWTRSRNYYASKPGGDNAEETANKSSSIVEPSNGDIKSKAQTGTSATTAAQVAAADAGKLTDTNAPVDLGTESNVMHTFELPISLSALQEFGGAKGLFDGYMARRQKIEATMGYKVPDNDGRRHALTLSVSDYKRRRGLL from the coding sequence ATGTCGAAGTCGAACCTAGATGATCTGCTTCTGCAGGCAGCCGGCCGGACGGGGAAGAACCACTCCCGGCCGAGCAACCCGCGGTGGAACTCTGGGGGAAGCGGCTCCGACGGCTTCGACGACGACGACTCGGACGCCGCGCCGACCTACTCGAGGAAGAAGCCTTCGTCGCAGGTTCCGCTCAAGAAGCGGCACCAGCCAGAGCAGGGCGGCCGGCGTGGCAGTGGCGGGTggaaggacgaggacgacgaggaCGAAGACGGGCGTCGCAGTGGCGGGGAGGACTCGGACAGCGCCCCTTCGGTGGGGAGTGACCTATACAAGGATGAGGACGACAAGGAGCGTCTGGAGAACATGTCTGAGCTGCAAAGGGAGATGATCCTGGCTGATCGGGGCACCCGCCTCGATGATTACAAGCTCAAGCAGCGGGCACGAGCGTCCTCGTCCAAGACGGACAAGGTGGGCGCACGGAAGGATAGCAGTCCACCCCCGCCGCCCAGCCGGATGCGGTCTTCAACCCGAGCTGACAAGTCTGGGTCCGCAGCTAAGAGCGCGTTGGACGAGCTGCGGGCAAAGCAGCGGATGCGGCAACAGGCTCCGGAGGCACGCAGGTTCACGGACCTGCTCCCACGTAGTGGCTCACCAACTAGGCGCAGGGCTGGGAGCCCTCCAAGTGATGGGAGCAACGATGGGGATGGCAGGGGGAGGCCTAATGACCATGGGAGGATCGCTGACGATAGCAGGGATGACGAATTTGATGAGTCGCCGAGTAGGCTTGATCCACTCAAGTTTGATGACGTGAAGAGTATTACCCTCAGGAGGTCAAAGCTGGTGAAATGGTTCATGGAGCCGTTCTTTGATGATCTAATTTCTGGGTGTTTTGTGCGGCTAGGTATTGGCCAGACAAAGAATGGGACCCCGAGGTACAGGCTGTGCATAGTGAGGAACGTGGATGCAAGCGATCCAGACCGGAATTACAAACTGGAAAGCTACTCGACATGCAAATATCTCAATGTTGTGTGGGATAGTGAGGCTAATGCTGCGCGGTGGCAGATGACTCAAGTATCGGATTCCCCACCCAACGAAGAAGAGTTCAAGGAATGGCTGCAAGAGGCAGAGAAGCATGGTGCACGTATACCGACCCGGCAGGAAGTGCTGGACAAGAAAGAAGCCATCCAGGAGGCCTATAATTTTGTGTATTCAGCTGCAACTGTACAGCAGATGCTGCGAGAGAAATCAGCTGTGAGACGCCCTATCAATATTGCTGCTGAGAAGGATCGGTTGAGGAGTGAGTTGGAGATGGCCCTGAGCCGTAGGAATGAAGCTGAAGCAGAGAGGATTCGTGTGAAGCTGAAAAATCTGCAAAGCAGGCCACAACCGGTGTCAAAGGATAATAAGGCTGCAAAGTTGGAGGCTATGAACCGGAAGAATCGTGCTGATAACTTCAAGAACGCTTCGGAACTGAAACCTGTAAATACATCTTTGAAGGCTGGAGAGGCTGGTTATGACCCTTTCTCGAGGAGGTGGACAAGATCAAGAAACTATTATGCATCAAAGCCAGGAGGAGATAATGCTGAAGAAACTGCCAACAAGTCCAGTAGTATTGTAGAGCCTAGCAATGGAGATATAAAGAGCAAGGCTCAGACTGGTACATCAGCCACAACTGCAGCTCAAGTGGCAGCAGCTGACGCCGGGAAGCTCACTGATACTAATGCACCAGTGGATCTGGGAACAGAATCGAATGTGATGCATACATTTGAACTTCCTATATCATTGTCTGCTTTGCAAGAATTTGGTGGAGCCAAGGGCCTGTTTGATGGTTACATGGCAAGGAGGCAGAAGATAGAAGCTACAATGGGGTACAAGGTGCCTGACAACGATGGAAGGAGGCATGCTTTAACCTTGAGTGTGAGTGATTACAAAAGGCGGCGGGGTCTCCTCTGA